In one Arachis duranensis cultivar V14167 chromosome 9, aradu.V14167.gnm2.J7QH, whole genome shotgun sequence genomic region, the following are encoded:
- the LOC127741622 gene encoding uncharacterized protein LOC127741622 produces MVTSTPYYAQANGQVEAANKILISLIKKHIGNKPRTWHETLSQVLWAYRNSPRGSTKTSPYKLVYGHDEMLPLEINLNTLRVSKHNDFPVDDYWNVVFDELNELDSERILALDNIIRQKESIARSYNRRIKGKSFGIGELVLKVILPMEKKSRFLGKWSLAWEGPFQVVGTYSGNAYQIKDIESGTVVNSINGKYLKHFYCWQK; encoded by the coding sequence ATGGTTACTTCAACTCCTTATTATGCGCAGGCTAATGGGCAAGTGGAGGCAGCGAATAAGATCTTGATAAGTTTGATAAAAAAGCATATCGGAAATAAGCCTCGAACGTGGCATGAAACTTTAAGTCAAGTATTATGGGCTTATCGAAATTCGCCAAGAGGTTCGACGAAAACTTCACCTTATAAGTTGGTATATGGCCATGATGAAATGTTACCgttagaaattaatttgaatacttTAAGAGTATCAAAACATAATGATTTTCCAGTTGATGACTATTGGAATGTAGTGTTTGATGAGTTAAATGAATTAGATTCGGAACGAATCTTGGCACTAGATAACATTATTCGACAAAAAGAAAGCATTGCACGAAGTTATAATCGTCGAATCAAAGGAAAATCTTTTGGGATAGGTGAATTAGTCTTGAAAGTTATTTTGCCTATGGAAAAGAAATCGAGGTTTCTAGGAAAATGGTCCCTTGCTTGGGAAGGTCCTTTTCAAGTTGTAGGGACGTATTCTGGAAATGCTTATCAGATTAAAGATATTGAGTCAGGGACGGTGGTTAACTCGATTAATGGGAAATACTTAAAACATTTCTATTGTTGGCAAAAGTAG